In Clostridium sp., one DNA window encodes the following:
- the glmM gene encoding phosphoglucosamine mutase, whose protein sequence is MHRMFGTDGVRGIANKELTCELAYKLGKAGACVLTEGAGSPKILVGMDTRISGDMLEGALVSGILSVGAKAICVGVIPTPAIAYLTKKYGADAGVVISASHNPVEYNGIKFFNGQGYKLSDELEDKIQRLIESEFKGIDVLTGEKIGAKTNKIYKALTDYIEFAKSTIDVNLKGLRVALDCANGASSKTSVKAFKEMGADVYVINNDPDGININKNCGSTHPEELMDYVVKKKCDLGLAFDGDADRCLAVDENGNLINGDFIIGIIGKYLKSRGRLNKNSVVVTVMSNLGLDIALRNENINTVKTKVGDRYVLEEMKKNGYVLGGEQSGHIIMLDYNTTGDGLVTALQIASIVKESGRTLSELASFIKELPQVLVNARVPNDKKNIYNEDEQIMSEIEKMEKKLDGCGRVLIRPSGTEPLVRVMLEGKIQSEIDDMASNLASLIEKKANL, encoded by the coding sequence ATGCATAGAATGTTTGGAACTGATGGAGTCAGAGGGATTGCAAACAAGGAATTGACATGTGAACTGGCGTACAAGCTGGGGAAGGCCGGGGCCTGTGTACTGACGGAAGGAGCCGGAAGCCCTAAAATACTTGTTGGAATGGATACGAGAATATCTGGAGACATGCTTGAAGGGGCATTGGTTTCAGGAATACTTTCAGTTGGAGCAAAAGCCATATGTGTAGGGGTCATACCAACACCTGCAATAGCATATCTCACAAAAAAATACGGTGCAGATGCGGGTGTTGTAATATCGGCATCTCATAATCCTGTAGAATACAATGGAATTAAATTTTTTAATGGACAGGGATATAAGCTTTCAGATGAACTGGAAGATAAAATACAACGACTTATTGAAAGTGAATTTAAGGGAATAGATGTACTGACAGGTGAAAAAATAGGAGCCAAGACAAATAAAATATACAAGGCTCTTACTGACTATATAGAATTTGCCAAATCAACTATAGATGTAAATTTAAAGGGGCTCAGGGTAGCACTTGATTGTGCAAATGGAGCATCATCCAAGACATCGGTCAAAGCCTTCAAGGAGATGGGTGCAGACGTTTATGTAATAAACAATGATCCTGATGGAATAAATATAAATAAAAATTGCGGTTCTACGCATCCAGAGGAACTTATGGATTATGTAGTGAAAAAGAAATGTGATTTGGGACTTGCTTTTGACGGCGATGCAGACAGGTGCCTTGCTGTAGATGAAAATGGAAATTTGATAAATGGTGATTTTATAATAGGAATAATAGGAAAGTACTTGAAATCCAGGGGAAGATTGAATAAAAATTCTGTAGTTGTTACTGTTATGAGTAATCTTGGACTGGATATAGCATTGAGAAATGAAAATATAAATACTGTAAAGACAAAGGTTGGAGATAGATATGTTCTGGAAGAAATGAAAAAGAATGGGTATGTACTGGGCGGCGAACAGTCAGGACATATAATTATGCTGGATTATAATACGACAGGTGACGGACTTGTTACAGCACTTCAAATAGCTTCCATAGTAAAAGAGAGCGGCAGGACTCTTTCGGAACTTGCATCCTTTATAAAGGAGCTGCCGCAGGTACTTGTAAATGCCAGAGTACCCAATGACAAGAAAAATATATATAATGAAGATGAGCAGATAATGTCTGAAATAGAAAAAATGGAGAAAAAATTGGATGGGTGCGGGAGAGTCCTTATAAGGCCATCTGGAACAGAACCGCTTGTCAGGGTAATGCTGGAAGGAAAGATACAGTCTGAAATAGATGACATGGCGAGTAATCTTGCAAGTTTGATTGAAAAAAAGGCCAATTTATAA
- the glmS gene encoding glutamine--fructose-6-phosphate transaminase (isomerizing): MCGIVGFVGNENATPILVNGLSKLEYRGYDSAGVAVIDNDHINVTKCKGRLSNLEGKLKDKPLKGYIGIGHTRWATHGEPSDVNAHPHSNGDGTISVVHNGIIENYVELRQMLKSKGYKFVSDTDTEVIPQLVDYFYHGDLTDAVMKAVSRLKGSYAIGVISSREPDKIVAARKDSPLVVGTGNNEYFIASDIPAILNYTRDVYLLNDNEFVVLDKTGVKILDGSKNQINRDIFHVTWNADAAEKGGYDHFMIKEIHEQPKAIKDTMTSRIMPGKPVTLDNIKLTKEQIDDIDKIYIVACGTAYHAGIIGKYAIEKLAKMSVEVDVASEFRYRDPIIDNRTLMIIVSQSGETADTLAALREGKEKGARVIAVTNVVGSTISREAEDVLYTWAGPEIAVASTKAYVTQLIVMYTLALFLAQNKGTLNEEEIEELKSEMLTLPEKAEKVLKNENIVEDFAAGNYTHRDMFYIGRGLDYAVAMEGSLKVKEVSYIHSEAYAGGELKHGPIALIENGTIVVAGATQQKLVEKMISNIKELTTRGAKVLGLAIEGSKDVEDSVDSIIYLPKIMDVFAPVLEVIPLQLLGYYMAIKKGCDVDKPRNLAKSVTVE, translated from the coding sequence ATGTGCGGAATAGTTGGGTTTGTTGGTAATGAGAATGCAACACCTATATTGGTGAATGGCTTGAGTAAGCTTGAATACAGAGGATATGATTCAGCAGGTGTTGCGGTAATTGACAATGATCATATAAATGTAACTAAATGCAAGGGAAGACTTTCAAATTTAGAGGGTAAATTGAAAGACAAACCTTTGAAAGGATATATAGGAATAGGGCATACAAGATGGGCAACACATGGTGAGCCGTCAGATGTAAATGCACATCCACACAGTAATGGAGATGGAACTATAAGTGTAGTTCACAATGGCATAATAGAAAATTATGTTGAATTGAGACAGATGCTTAAATCCAAAGGCTATAAATTTGTTTCAGATACAGATACGGAAGTTATTCCACAGCTTGTAGATTATTTTTACCATGGCGATCTGACAGATGCTGTAATGAAGGCGGTTTCCAGACTGAAAGGAAGCTACGCCATAGGGGTGATTTCATCCAGGGAACCAGACAAGATTGTTGCAGCAAGGAAGGACAGCCCTCTTGTAGTTGGTACCGGAAACAATGAATATTTTATAGCTTCTGATATACCTGCCATATTGAATTATACAAGAGATGTATATCTGTTGAATGACAACGAGTTTGTAGTACTTGATAAAACAGGTGTAAAGATTTTAGACGGCAGCAAGAATCAGATCAATAGGGATATATTTCATGTAACATGGAATGCAGATGCTGCTGAAAAGGGCGGATACGATCATTTCATGATAAAGGAAATACACGAACAGCCAAAGGCAATAAAGGATACAATGACTTCACGAATTATGCCGGGAAAACCTGTTACTCTTGATAATATAAAACTGACAAAAGAACAGATAGATGATATAGATAAAATATATATTGTAGCTTGTGGAACAGCATATCATGCTGGAATTATAGGGAAATATGCAATAGAAAAGCTTGCAAAAATGTCTGTAGAAGTAGATGTAGCATCGGAATTCAGGTATAGAGATCCTATAATAGATAACAGAACCTTGATGATAATAGTGAGTCAGTCCGGTGAGACGGCTGATACCCTAGCAGCACTTAGAGAAGGAAAAGAAAAGGGCGCAAGAGTAATAGCTGTAACAAATGTTGTAGGCAGTACAATATCAAGGGAGGCTGAAGATGTTCTTTATACCTGGGCCGGACCTGAAATTGCAGTTGCATCTACTAAAGCCTATGTGACACAACTTATCGTAATGTATACATTGGCTTTGTTTCTTGCACAAAATAAAGGTACTTTAAATGAAGAAGAAATTGAAGAATTGAAATCAGAGATGCTTACTCTTCCAGAAAAAGCTGAAAAAGTATTGAAAAATGAAAATATTGTTGAAGATTTTGCAGCCGGAAATTATACTCACAGGGATATGTTCTATATAGGAAGAGGACTTGATTATGCTGTTGCCATGGAGGGATCGTTAAAGGTAAAAGAAGTATCATATATCCATTCAGAGGCATATGCTGGTGGAGAGCTGAAGCATGGACCTATAGCTTTGATTGAAAATGGAACCATAGTTGTAGCAGGAGCAACTCAACAGAAGCTGGTTGAGAAAATGATAAGTAATATTAAGGAACTGACTACGAGGGGTGCGAAAGTGCTTGGCCTTGCAATAGAAGGAAGCAAGGATGTAGAGGATTCAGTGGATTCAATAATTTATCTTCCTAAAATAATGGATGTATTTGCACCTGTACTTGAAGTAATTCCTCTTCAGCTTCTAGGATATTATATGGCTATTAAAAAAGGCTGCGATGTAGACAAGCCGAGGAACCTGGCAAAATCAGTCACAGTGGAATAG
- a CDS encoding TnsA endonuclease C-terminal domain-containing protein, with the protein MANELGLEHPKNPKTGEYVVMTTDFLITKNDDNKLTEVARTIKAKDKLFNKRILEKFEIERVYWEKRKIDWGIVTENEIDKTIATNISFAYGYKNIKDLDCFEGIEKLEFIDLIYEFIKRIVGSNKTMRTICNTFDKDMSLEIGSGLSIFKYLIINKIIEVNIVEKIDVNKVIPITNVIEKSINKLEAI; encoded by the coding sequence ATTGCAAATGAGCTTGGTTTAGAACATCCTAAAAACCCTAAAACTGGTGAATATGTTGTAATGACAACAGATTTTTTAATAACTAAAAATGATGATAATAAATTAACTGAAGTAGCTAGAACAATAAAAGCTAAGGACAAATTATTTAATAAAAGAATACTTGAAAAATTTGAAATTGAGAGAGTGTATTGGGAGAAAAGAAAAATAGATTGGGGAATTGTAACGGAAAATGAAATAGATAAAACTATTGCAACTAATATAAGCTTTGCATATGGATATAAAAATATTAAAGACCTAGATTGTTTTGAGGGTATTGAAAAGCTTGAATTTATTGATTTAATCTATGAATTTATAAAGAGAATAGTAGGAAGTAATAAAACTATGAGAACTATATGCAATACCTTTGACAAAGATATGAGTCTTGAAATAGGAAGCGGTTTGAGTATATTTAAGTATTTGATTATAAATAAAATTATCGAAGTTAATATTGTTGAGAAAATAGATGTTAATAAAGTAATACCAATTACTAATGTAATTGAAAAGTCTATTAATAAGTTGGAGGCAATATGA
- a CDS encoding transposase: protein MITINTVFKYTDTGTRIRIIHVSKENVYYVNIDSVTSMPKKELLRILQDEVDANRLMVIKDPFARLIDESKLSKIQIDKRNMDWEFISKYWEEKKHDILNVSTRNKTLKEMADESHLSLTKVKKILSRYWQRGLSKNSLLPDYINSGGRGKEKKLTENKVGRPKRADYNGNIIQGINITENIKKQFSFAINKYYRNANKISLKETYELILRDFYSDTYKENNELKYKVWDKSRIPTYDQFYYWFKKNEDPKKDIVLRESAKEFELKNRELLSNSTIETDGPGTRFQVDATIADIYLVSSLDRNRIIGRPVVYAIIDVFSRLVTGIYVGLEGPSWLGAMMALNNMITDKVEFCKSYGIEIVEEQWPAKHIPDIIIADRGEFEGYSVENLINNLNIKIENTPPYRGDLKGIVERSFKTTNEKIKHKTPGAIQKEYRKRGDRDYRLDATLTLEEFTKIYINLVLEHNNKQIDKYPVEIEMLKDNIAPIPSALWNWGIENKKGRLRTVDREVLRLNVLPRGRANVSRAGIRFKGLYYGSQKALEEQWFIKSKVRSIEILYDPRNMNNIYISYEEGKSFETCYLLDPSKQYEDCILEEIIFNFELISELKEAQKNRQNQLKVDVDLEIDKIVKAARKKKSIEINGESNNKKLKGIKINRAVEKELNREKEAFKLGKETISAEGAEVIKLNASSG, encoded by the coding sequence ATGATTACAATTAATACTGTCTTTAAATATACAGATACAGGTACTAGAATTAGAATCATACATGTTTCAAAAGAAAATGTTTATTATGTAAACATCGATTCAGTTACATCTATGCCTAAAAAGGAACTATTACGAATCTTACAGGATGAAGTAGATGCAAATAGGTTAATGGTTATAAAAGATCCTTTTGCAAGATTAATTGATGAAAGTAAACTTTCAAAAATTCAAATAGATAAAAGAAATATGGATTGGGAATTTATTTCAAAGTATTGGGAAGAGAAGAAACATGATATTTTAAATGTAAGCACTAGGAATAAAACGCTTAAAGAAATGGCAGATGAAAGCCATTTAAGTTTAACAAAGGTGAAAAAAATACTAAGTAGATACTGGCAAAGAGGGTTAAGTAAAAATTCGTTGCTACCCGACTATATAAATTCTGGAGGAAGAGGAAAAGAAAAGAAGTTAACTGAAAATAAAGTAGGTAGACCTAAGAGAGCTGATTATAATGGCAATATAATACAAGGAATAAATATAACAGAGAATATAAAAAAACAATTTAGTTTTGCCATAAATAAATATTATAGAAATGCAAATAAAATATCATTAAAAGAAACATATGAGCTAATACTAAGAGATTTTTATTCTGATACATATAAAGAAAATAATGAACTTAAATATAAAGTATGGGATAAATCAAGAATACCTACTTATGACCAATTTTATTACTGGTTCAAAAAAAATGAAGATCCAAAGAAGGATATAGTTTTAAGAGAAAGCGCGAAGGAATTTGAATTAAAAAATAGAGAACTGCTTAGTAACTCAACAATTGAAACAGATGGACCGGGTACAAGATTTCAGGTGGATGCTACAATTGCAGACATTTATTTAGTTAGTTCTTTAGATAGAAACAGGATTATAGGTAGGCCTGTAGTTTATGCCATAATTGATGTTTTTTCAAGACTTGTAACAGGTATTTATGTTGGTTTAGAGGGACCATCATGGCTTGGAGCTATGATGGCACTGAATAATATGATTACAGATAAGGTTGAATTTTGTAAGAGTTATGGTATAGAAATAGTGGAGGAGCAGTGGCCAGCTAAACATATTCCAGATATTATAATAGCTGATAGAGGAGAGTTTGAAGGGTATTCGGTAGAAAATTTGATAAATAATTTAAATATTAAAATAGAAAACACACCACCATATAGAGGAGACTTAAAGGGAATAGTTGAGAGAAGTTTTAAAACTACTAATGAGAAAATCAAGCACAAGACCCCTGGTGCAATCCAAAAGGAATATAGGAAAAGGGGAGATAGGGATTATAGGCTGGATGCAACCCTTACTTTAGAAGAGTTTACAAAGATATATATAAACCTTGTATTGGAACATAATAATAAACAAATTGACAAGTATCCAGTAGAAATTGAAATGCTTAAGGATAACATAGCTCCAATTCCATCAGCACTTTGGAATTGGGGAATAGAAAATAAAAAAGGAAGACTTAGAACTGTTGATAGAGAGGTTTTAAGATTAAATGTACTTCCGAGGGGCAGAGCTAATGTTTCAAGAGCAGGTATAAGATTTAAGGGATTATATTACGGTTCACAAAAAGCACTGGAGGAGCAGTGGTTCATAAAATCAAAGGTTAGAAGTATAGAAATACTGTATGATCCAAGGAATATGAATAATATTTACATTTCCTATGAAGAAGGCAAAAGCTTTGAAACGTGTTATTTACTTGATCCAAGTAAACAGTATGAGGATTGCATTTTAGAGGAGATTATATTTAATTTTGAACTTATTTCAGAGTTAAAGGAAGCACAAAAGAATAGGCAAAATCAGCTAAAAGTTGATGTCGATTTAGAAATAGATAAAATAGTCAAAGCTGCTAGAAAGAAAAAGTCTATAGAGATTAATGGTGAAAGTAATAATAAAAAGCTTAAAGGAATCAAAATAAATAGAGCAGTTGAAAAAGAGCTTAATAGAGAAAAAGAGGCCTTCAAGTTGGGAAAGGAAACTATTTCGGCTGAAGGCGCAGAAGTAATAAAATTAAATGCAAGTAGTGGATAG
- a CDS encoding IS3 family transposase (programmed frameshift), whose translation MSEKKETKKRHNYTTEFKNQIVELYHNGKMKSEIAREYSLSLSMVSRWIRQSENTGSFKEKDNRSREEQELIELRRKNKQLMMENDILKPSCADFGTKVNVIRKNSHKYSVSAMCKVLQISRSTYYYKSRKKNSEDALISMIKDIFNSSRNNYGTRKIKVELQKKGYRVSRRKIGRIMQQNTLVSSYTKLKFKPHVDKFNESKIDNLVKREFKNQPYRNVVVSDLTYVRVRDRWEYICILVDLFNCEIIGYSAGNHKDAALVRKAFAKVNGNLRNIEIFHTDRGNEFKNKIIDEAMLAFQIKRSLSMKGCPYDNTVAEAAFKIIKTEFVRGKVFESLDELKWQLADYVNWFNNHRIHSSLGYVTPYQFKLNNLKKVV comes from the exons ATGTCTGAAAAAAAGGAAACAAAAAAGAGACATAATTATACAACGGAATTTAAGAATCAAATAGTAGAACTTTATCATAATGGTAAGATGAAAAGTGAGATTGCCAGGGAATATAGTCTATCATTATCAATGGTGAGTAGATGGATAAGGCAGTCTGAAAATACGGGGTCATTTAAGGAAAAGGATAATCGAAGCAGGGAAGAACAGGAACTTATAGAACTGCGCAGGAAGAACAAACAACTTATGATGGAGAATGATATTTTAAAAC CAAGCTGCGCTGATTTTGGGACGAAAGTAAATGTGATAAGGAAGAATTCCCACAAATACTCTGTATCAGCAATGTGCAAAGTCCTCCAGATTTCAAGAAGTACCTATTACTATAAAAGTAGAAAGAAAAACAGTGAAGATGCTCTTATATCTATGATTAAGGACATATTTAACTCAAGCCGGAATAATTATGGAACACGAAAAATCAAGGTTGAGTTACAGAAAAAAGGATACAGAGTTTCAAGGCGGAAAATAGGCAGAATAATGCAACAAAATACTCTTGTATCCAGTTATACAAAATTAAAGTTCAAACCACATGTGGATAAATTCAATGAATCAAAAATAGATAATCTGGTTAAACGGGAATTTAAGAATCAACCATACAGGAATGTTGTAGTAAGCGATCTTACATATGTCAGAGTTAGAGACAGATGGGAGTATATCTGCATACTTGTTGACCTTTTTAACTGTGAGATTATAGGTTACAGTGCAGGGAACCATAAAGATGCAGCATTAGTAAGAAAAGCTTTTGCAAAAGTAAATGGCAATCTAAGGAATATTGAAATTTTTCATACAGATAGAGGTAATGAGTTTAAAAACAAAATTATAGATGAGGCAATGCTGGCCTTTCAAATTAAACGTTCACTTAGTATGAAAGGATGTCCTTATGATAACACAGTTGCAGAAGCAGCATTTAAAATTATAAAAACAGAATTTGTACGTGGAAAAGTATTTGAATCACTTGATGAGTTGAAAT